From one Streptomyces sp. NBC_01478 genomic stretch:
- a CDS encoding ABC transporter substrate-binding protein, protein MPRSRPGRAAEAAVAVLLLLLGGTACGSRLPESDFEHGDTRTPAPDGGTPIRVGIITSATSPVGGDTFTGPRDGAKAYFDRLDARGGIAGRPVEVRLCDDGGSGVGNNACVHQLIDEDKVVALVATTALDYAGASRVSHARVPDIGGQPVGAAYDTWPHLYGVYGSLAPRAGTPGWGGKLYGGTEVYRYFKREQGARTAAVVSYNQAASAAYARLVEQGLKAEGYKVVTEQVDFALPNFRAAAADLKQQGADLVFDALDTHGNAQLCAAMDQVGAKVVAKVTNVQNWTSTVPEDYKDSPRCRNALWATGSSRDFDDVAQPAVREFRDATKGLKTHSQWQLEGWAAAMWFTDAAKACVKTGVTRACVDGFMNRSEDYTADGLLVPVSFERLAEPPTTRRTCLSVARWQDGRGWVPQGDMNSTCFEVPQLPYRP, encoded by the coding sequence ATGCCTCGCAGTCGCCCGGGGCGGGCTGCTGAGGCCGCTGTCGCGGTGCTGCTGCTCCTCCTCGGGGGCACGGCCTGCGGCAGCCGCCTCCCGGAGAGCGACTTCGAGCACGGCGACACCCGTACGCCCGCGCCCGATGGCGGAACGCCGATCCGGGTCGGCATCATCACCAGCGCGACCAGCCCGGTCGGCGGCGACACCTTCACCGGCCCCCGCGACGGCGCGAAGGCGTACTTCGACCGCCTCGACGCACGCGGGGGCATCGCCGGGCGCCCGGTCGAGGTGCGCCTGTGCGACGACGGCGGCAGCGGTGTCGGCAACAACGCGTGCGTGCACCAACTCATCGACGAGGACAAGGTGGTCGCCCTGGTCGCCACCACCGCCCTCGACTACGCGGGCGCCTCCCGCGTCTCCCACGCGCGCGTGCCCGACATCGGCGGCCAGCCCGTCGGCGCCGCCTACGACACCTGGCCGCACCTGTACGGCGTCTACGGCAGCCTCGCGCCCCGCGCCGGCACTCCGGGCTGGGGCGGGAAGCTGTATGGCGGCACAGAGGTGTACCGGTACTTCAAGCGCGAGCAGGGTGCCCGTACCGCCGCCGTCGTGTCGTACAACCAGGCCGCGTCCGCCGCCTACGCCCGGCTCGTCGAGCAGGGGCTGAAGGCCGAGGGCTACAAGGTCGTCACCGAGCAGGTCGACTTCGCGCTGCCCAACTTCCGTGCCGCGGCGGCGGACCTGAAGCAGCAGGGCGCCGACCTGGTCTTCGACGCCCTCGACACGCACGGGAACGCCCAGTTGTGCGCGGCGATGGACCAGGTCGGCGCGAAGGTCGTCGCCAAGGTGACGAACGTGCAGAACTGGACGTCGACCGTCCCCGAGGACTACAAGGACTCCCCGCGCTGCCGCAACGCCCTGTGGGCGACCGGATCCAGCCGCGACTTCGACGACGTGGCGCAGCCCGCCGTACGGGAGTTCCGGGACGCGACGAAGGGGCTGAAGACGCATTCCCAGTGGCAGTTGGAGGGGTGGGCGGCGGCCATGTGGTTCACGGACGCGGCGAAGGCCTGCGTGAAAACGGGCGTCACGCGCGCGTGCGTGGACGGCTTCATGAACCGGAGCGAGGACTACACCGCCGACGGCCTCCTGGTTCCCGTCTCCTTCGAGCGGCTCGCCGAACCGCCGACGACGCGCCGGACCTGTCTGTCGGTCGCCCGGTGGCAGGACGGCAGGGGCTGGGTCCCGCAGGGGGACATGAACAGCACCTGTTTCGAAGTGCCCCAACTGCCGTACCGCCCTTGA
- a CDS encoding MFS transporter has product MSGTTTAAAALRRRAAGAGANRWVVLVVLCVSLLLVALDATVLHVAVPAVTEDLKPGAIELLWIVDVYPLVCASLLILFGTLGDRVGRRRILLLGYGLFGIASGLAACAHDAQVLILARALLGVGGAMIMPATLSILRQVFPDRRERAVAIGVWSAVAAVGAAVGPLLGGFLLEHFWWGSVFLVNIPLMLISLPIGRLLLPESHGDRDGPWDVVGALMAAGGLFGAVFGVKRLGGGEPVESGWTVAPLLVGAVLLVLFVRRQRRRTHPLVDLKMFRRPAFSTSVGCIVLAMLALVGLELIAAQYLQLVLGLSPLETGLRLLPLTFAAMAAGLFGARMLRRFGPRRMVCFGFCLTAVSVLTLTAMGGRDNAGLLLFGFLLLGFGLEMTLFGAYESMLSEAPPAQAGGAAAIGETSYQLGAGIGIALLGSVMNAAYAPGLSSVPGVPASVSASAGHSLGEAYDVAGRLGGARGAALRDAARHAFVHGLHVTLLVSAGLLLLGAVMALRLPRIMQCEVPAAAVEVPAPREVTQPRVSA; this is encoded by the coding sequence ATGTCCGGGACGACCACGGCCGCCGCAGCGCTGCGCCGTCGGGCGGCCGGGGCCGGTGCCAACCGCTGGGTCGTCCTCGTCGTCCTCTGCGTCAGCCTGCTGCTGGTCGCGCTGGACGCCACCGTGCTGCATGTCGCGGTGCCCGCCGTCACCGAGGACCTCAAACCCGGCGCGATAGAGCTGCTCTGGATCGTCGACGTCTATCCGCTGGTCTGCGCCTCGCTCCTCATCCTCTTCGGCACGCTCGGCGACCGCGTGGGCCGCAGACGCATCCTGCTCCTCGGCTACGGCCTCTTCGGCATCGCCTCCGGGCTGGCCGCCTGCGCCCATGACGCCCAGGTCCTGATCCTCGCGCGGGCGCTGCTCGGCGTCGGCGGCGCGATGATCATGCCGGCCACGCTGTCGATCCTCCGCCAGGTCTTCCCCGACCGGCGTGAGCGGGCGGTGGCGATCGGCGTGTGGAGCGCGGTGGCGGCGGTCGGCGCGGCGGTCGGCCCGCTGCTCGGCGGGTTTCTCCTCGAACACTTCTGGTGGGGCTCGGTCTTCCTCGTCAACATCCCCCTGATGCTGATCAGCCTGCCGATCGGCCGGCTCCTGCTCCCCGAGTCCCACGGCGACCGCGACGGCCCGTGGGACGTCGTCGGCGCGCTGATGGCCGCGGGCGGTCTCTTCGGTGCCGTCTTCGGCGTGAAGCGGCTCGGTGGCGGGGAGCCCGTGGAGAGCGGGTGGACCGTGGCCCCGCTGCTCGTGGGCGCGGTGCTGCTGGTTCTTTTCGTACGACGGCAACGGCGCCGTACGCATCCGCTGGTGGACCTGAAGATGTTCCGCAGGCCGGCGTTCAGCACGTCCGTCGGCTGCATCGTGCTGGCGATGCTCGCGCTGGTGGGCCTGGAGCTGATCGCGGCGCAGTATCTCCAACTGGTGCTGGGTCTTTCCCCGTTGGAGACGGGTCTACGGCTGCTGCCGCTGACGTTCGCGGCGATGGCGGCGGGGTTGTTCGGGGCGCGGATGCTCCGGCGGTTCGGGCCGCGCCGGATGGTGTGCTTCGGGTTCTGCCTCACCGCGGTCTCGGTGCTGACGCTCACCGCGATGGGCGGGCGGGACAATGCCGGGCTGCTGCTCTTCGGGTTCCTGCTGCTCGGGTTCGGGCTGGAGATGACGCTCTTCGGGGCGTACGAGTCGATGCTGAGCGAGGCTCCGCCGGCGCAGGCGGGGGGCGCGGCGGCGATAGGCGAGACCTCCTACCAACTTGGCGCCGGGATCGGTATCGCGCTCCTTGGCAGCGTCATGAACGCGGCGTACGCGCCCGGGCTGTCGTCCGTTCCCGGGGTACCGGCGTCCGTGTCGGCGTCCGCGGGGCATTCGCTGGGCGAGGCCTACGACGTCGCCGGGCGTCTCGGCGGGGCACGTGGAGCGGCCCTGCGCGACGCGGCGCGGCACGCTTTCGTGCACGGCCTGCATGTCACGTTGCTCGTCAGCGCGGGCCTGCTGCTGCTGGGCGCGGTGATGGCGTTGCGGTTGCCCCGGATCATGCAGTGCGAGGTGCCCGCGGCGGCGGTAGAGGTGCCCGCCCCTCGCGAAGTCACCCAGCCCCGGGTCTCCGCCTGA
- a CDS encoding phosphatase PAP2 family protein — translation MRTERNLTRLDRVFARLDREPERPANIDVPKMSRHRVVLFAATLAFYLAIVWLVVTTSWLVRFDWQVMFFRPYQQWAGIHWFVDYYVVLGQRGPTAVMVAAWLGWRSWRQHTLRPLLTLGTLLLLLNITVGAAKLGMGRLGPHYATVIGSNEMGLGGDIFPSGHTANAVVTWGILAYLASTPAARRWLSAASAVTSLGVGLATVYLGTHWLSDVLLGWAAGLLVLLALPWCEPLIALAETRIFDYRDRWRARRGRRVPAPVPASPVTAPVLLKPRASSGDEVPAARETVTTSRSARPPVHLAPSPHATRSERTPVTPIGSRRPPHPDRVARGTGAPAAARPVAGG, via the coding sequence GTGCGTACCGAACGAAACCTCACCCGTCTGGACCGGGTGTTCGCGAGGCTGGACCGTGAACCTGAACGGCCGGCCAACATCGATGTGCCGAAGATGAGCCGGCACAGGGTCGTGCTGTTTGCCGCGACCCTGGCCTTCTATCTGGCGATCGTGTGGCTCGTCGTGACCACGTCCTGGCTGGTCCGGTTCGACTGGCAGGTCATGTTCTTCCGTCCGTACCAGCAATGGGCGGGCATCCACTGGTTCGTCGACTACTACGTGGTGCTGGGCCAGCGCGGCCCCACCGCGGTGATGGTCGCGGCCTGGCTGGGCTGGCGCTCGTGGCGGCAGCACACCCTGCGCCCGCTGCTGACCCTGGGCACCCTGCTGCTGTTGCTGAACATCACGGTCGGCGCCGCCAAGCTCGGCATGGGCCGCCTCGGCCCGCACTACGCCACCGTCATCGGCTCGAACGAGATGGGCCTGGGCGGCGATATATTTCCCAGCGGCCACACCGCGAACGCGGTCGTGACCTGGGGAATCCTGGCGTATCTGGCCTCCACGCCGGCCGCCCGCCGCTGGCTGTCCGCCGCGTCCGCGGTGACCTCGCTCGGCGTCGGTCTCGCCACGGTCTACCTCGGTACGCACTGGCTGAGCGACGTCCTGCTCGGCTGGGCCGCCGGTCTGCTGGTCCTGCTCGCCCTTCCGTGGTGCGAGCCGCTGATCGCTCTCGCCGAGACCCGGATCTTCGACTACCGCGACCGCTGGCGCGCCCGCCGCGGCCGTAGGGTGCCCGCCCCCGTGCCCGCGTCCCCGGTCACCGCGCCGGTGCTGCTCAAGCCGCGCGCCTCCTCGGGCGACGAGGTCCCGGCGGCCCGCGAGACGGTCACCACGAGCCGTTCGGCCCGGCCGCCCGTCCATCTCGCCCCGAGCCCGCACGCGACCCGCTCGGAGCGCACCCCGGTCACCCCGATCGGCAGCCGCCGCCCGCCACACCCGGACCGCGTCGCGCGCGGCACCGGCGCGCCGGCCGCCGCCCGCCCCGTAGCGGGCGGCTGA
- a CDS encoding sensor histidine kinase, whose translation MDVTTKATTSIRTRLLRILILALAVLLALLGIAAADQISAYRNASATADNARLEITLQGLVHELQKERGLTTGYVGGVRQFNAKLPAQRKATDAAREQLDVALKGREDSAAGSVRESLGRLDGLAGIRKDADDGTGVVKDTFDYFTTTITVLDRLDLGLEDVHDGNLRDAYQALQVLGNAKEFTGEERAIVLGSVRAGKFRGDDYSRFMEIRAGRLAALDAFPRSATAVQERRLNTALTTPDAERALAYESKAVHGTGKLKSSAIPPMAWWDSMTSTINGMRNVQISLGADVENRAAQLESSAQRDLLLFLLLALGTVAALAALALDCVRSVSTPLVELAQQARQVAGTRLPQAVAAVQDGSSGRAPEPPAPLVVADKAGSEVREVAEAFDRVQRSAFDLATEQAVLRRNATDSLVSLGRRNQNLVRRQISFINKLEHEDADPATLANLFELDHLATRMRRNAESLLVLAGESSPRPWSTPLAVNDVLRAALSEVEEYRRVTLRRIEPAFVTGSVVVEIAHLLAELVENALSFSPPDSDVEIEGRRTSAGYLVAIVDHGFGMDNQALAEANVRLSGTASFMAEPTRFLGHFVVGALARKCGIEVRLGEAPAAGVVARVLIPAGLLTEAPQGKAADKPVLPAPRNEEDAVEPVTVTAGSKPVESKASGAKGGTSASRTRNGLVKRPQRSAISEAVTETDRPSRPAPTGPTTDRSPEEVSGMLSTLRSAHMRGGISVEKEKERAKKSAGHSEGDVK comes from the coding sequence GTGGACGTCACAACAAAAGCGACCACCAGCATCCGCACCAGGCTGCTGAGGATTCTGATCCTCGCCCTCGCGGTCCTGCTCGCCCTGCTCGGTATCGCGGCCGCCGACCAGATCTCCGCCTATCGCAACGCCTCCGCGACCGCCGACAACGCCCGCCTGGAAATCACCCTCCAGGGACTCGTGCACGAGCTGCAGAAGGAGCGCGGGCTAACCACCGGATACGTCGGCGGCGTACGGCAGTTCAACGCCAAGCTGCCCGCGCAGCGCAAGGCGACCGACGCCGCGCGCGAGCAGTTGGACGTGGCTCTGAAGGGGCGCGAGGACTCGGCCGCCGGTTCCGTGCGCGAGTCCCTCGGCCGGCTCGACGGCCTCGCCGGCATCCGCAAGGACGCCGACGACGGCACCGGCGTGGTCAAGGACACCTTCGACTACTTCACCACCACGATCACCGTCCTCGACCGGCTCGACCTCGGCCTCGAAGACGTCCACGACGGCAATCTGCGCGACGCCTACCAGGCGCTCCAAGTCCTCGGCAACGCCAAGGAGTTCACCGGCGAGGAGCGCGCCATCGTGCTCGGCTCGGTGCGCGCCGGGAAGTTCCGCGGCGACGACTACAGCCGGTTCATGGAGATCCGCGCCGGACGCCTCGCCGCCCTCGACGCCTTCCCGCGGTCCGCAACCGCCGTGCAGGAACGGCGGCTGAACACCGCCCTCACCACGCCCGACGCCGAGCGCGCGCTGGCGTACGAGAGCAAGGCGGTGCACGGCACCGGGAAGCTGAAGTCGAGCGCGATCCCGCCGATGGCCTGGTGGGACTCGATGACCTCCACCATCAACGGGATGCGGAACGTACAGATCTCCCTCGGCGCCGATGTCGAGAACAGGGCCGCCCAGTTGGAGAGTTCGGCCCAGCGCGATCTGCTGCTGTTCCTGCTGCTCGCCCTCGGCACGGTCGCCGCGCTCGCCGCGCTGGCCCTCGACTGCGTACGGTCCGTGTCCACGCCGCTCGTCGAACTCGCCCAGCAGGCACGGCAGGTGGCCGGGACCCGGCTGCCGCAGGCCGTGGCCGCCGTACAGGACGGGTCGTCCGGGCGGGCGCCCGAGCCGCCCGCGCCGTTGGTCGTCGCCGACAAGGCCGGGTCCGAAGTGCGGGAGGTGGCCGAGGCGTTCGACCGGGTGCAGCGGTCCGCCTTCGATCTCGCCACCGAGCAGGCCGTGTTGCGGCGCAACGCCACCGACTCGCTGGTGAGCCTGGGCCGTCGCAACCAGAACCTGGTGCGCCGTCAGATCAGCTTCATCAACAAGCTGGAGCACGAGGACGCCGATCCCGCGACCCTCGCCAACCTCTTCGAACTCGACCACCTGGCCACCCGTATGCGCCGCAACGCCGAAAGCCTCCTCGTGCTCGCCGGAGAGTCCAGCCCCCGCCCCTGGTCCACCCCGCTGGCCGTCAACGACGTGCTGCGCGCCGCGCTGTCCGAGGTGGAGGAGTACCGCCGGGTCACCCTGCGCCGGATCGAGCCCGCGTTCGTCACCGGCTCCGTCGTCGTCGAAATCGCCCACCTGCTCGCCGAGTTGGTAGAGAACGCGCTGAGCTTCTCGCCGCCGGACTCCGATGTGGAGATCGAGGGGCGGCGCACCAGCGCCGGCTATCTGGTCGCGATCGTCGACCACGGCTTCGGCATGGACAACCAGGCCCTCGCCGAGGCCAACGTACGGCTGTCCGGCACCGCCAGCTTCATGGCCGAACCCACCCGGTTCCTGGGCCACTTCGTGGTCGGCGCGCTCGCCCGCAAGTGCGGTATCGAGGTGCGGCTGGGCGAGGCACCGGCGGCCGGTGTGGTCGCGCGCGTGCTGATCCCCGCGGGGCTGTTGACGGAGGCCCCACAGGGCAAGGCCGCGGACAAGCCGGTGCTGCCGGCGCCGCGCAACGAGGAGGACGCCGTGGAGCCGGTGACCGTCACGGCCGGGTCGAAGCCCGTCGAGAGCAAGGCCTCCGGCGCCAAGGGCGGCACCTCCGCCTCCCGTACCCGCAACGGACTCGTCAAGCGGCCCCAGCGCAGCGCGATCTCGGAGGCCGTCACCGAGACGGACCGGCCCAGCCGCCCGGCGCCCACCGGACCGACCACCGACCGCAGTCCCGAGGAAGTCTCCGGAATGCTCTCCACCCTGCGCAGCGCCCACATGCGCGGCGGCATCAGCGTGGAGAAGGAGAAGGAGAGGGCCAAGAAGTCCGCCGGACACAGCGAGGGTGACGTCAAGTGA
- a CDS encoding DUF5685 family protein gives MFGMVRPCSHRLGESLKNQWMAHLCGLCLALRGDHGQFARVVTNYDGLLLSVLTEAQVERTGGGWRRTAGPCPLRGMRTASVAQGEGARLAAAVSLVLASAKVRDHVADGDGLLARRPVALAARRVAGSWGRAGARTGSAVGFDAGVLVEAVERQFGIEALAGPGTPILTVTEPTETATAAAFAHTALLAGRPGNAVPLAEAGRLFGRLAHLLDAVEDRGADAASGAWNPLTATGTPLTEARRLADDALHGIRLALRETEFTDGRLAHLLLAHELSRSVDRAFGTQSCGHGHGPGDASGPQAAFGPPQTPYLPGDPQRDGNPFGGSPYGGEPPRPERRGFLAGCAAALGLCCTCKVCCADEFEGPWSGRRREGCRSSCDCSCCDACECCECCECLSCCDC, from the coding sequence GTGTTCGGAATGGTCCGGCCTTGCAGTCACAGGCTCGGTGAGAGCCTCAAGAACCAGTGGATGGCGCATTTGTGCGGGCTCTGTCTCGCGCTGCGGGGAGATCATGGGCAGTTCGCGAGGGTTGTCACCAATTACGACGGTCTGCTCCTCTCGGTGTTGACGGAGGCTCAGGTCGAGCGGACGGGCGGCGGCTGGCGGCGTACGGCCGGGCCGTGCCCGTTGCGCGGGATGCGGACCGCGTCCGTCGCGCAGGGCGAGGGGGCGCGGCTCGCGGCGGCCGTCTCGCTGGTGCTCGCCTCCGCCAAGGTGCGCGACCATGTCGCCGACGGGGACGGGCTGCTGGCCCGCAGGCCGGTGGCGCTGGCCGCGCGGCGGGTCGCCGGGAGCTGGGGGCGGGCCGGGGCCAGGACCGGCTCGGCCGTCGGGTTCGACGCCGGGGTCCTCGTCGAGGCGGTGGAGCGGCAGTTCGGCATCGAGGCGCTCGCCGGGCCCGGCACACCGATCCTGACCGTCACCGAACCGACCGAGACGGCCACCGCCGCCGCCTTCGCGCACACCGCGCTGCTGGCCGGACGGCCCGGCAACGCCGTACCGCTCGCCGAGGCAGGGCGCCTCTTCGGCCGGCTCGCGCATCTCCTGGACGCCGTCGAGGACAGGGGGGCTGACGCCGCGTCGGGCGCCTGGAACCCGCTCACGGCGACCGGCACCCCGCTCACCGAGGCCCGTCGGCTCGCCGACGACGCGCTGCACGGGATACGCCTCGCGCTGCGCGAGACCGAGTTCACGGACGGCAGGCTCGCCCACCTGCTGCTCGCGCACGAGCTGAGCCGCTCGGTCGACCGGGCCTTCGGCACCCAGTCGTGCGGGCATGGGCACGGGCCCGGGGACGCGTCGGGGCCGCAGGCCGCCTTCGGGCCGCCGCAGACGCCCTATCTGCCGGGCGATCCGCAGCGCGACGGAAATCCCTTCGGCGGCAGCCCCTACGGCGGTGAGCCCCCGCGGCCCGAGCGGCGCGGGTTCCTGGCCGGGTGCGCCGCCGCCCTCGGGCTGTGCTGCACCTGCAAGGTGTGCTGCGCCGACGAGTTCGAGGGACCGTGGTCGGGGCGGCGGCGCGAGGGATGCCGTTCGAGCTGTGACTGCTCGTGCTGCGACGCCTGCGAATGCTGCGAGTGCTGTGAATGTCTGTCGTGCTGCGACTGCTGA
- a CDS encoding DUF742 domain-containing protein: MNGEQPRDVEPDEDATFVRPFIITGGRSEPLQADLRLETLVVAVGVPDPSLAFERRHIVAVCERPTTVAEVAHRVGVPLGVAKVLISDLVVAGQLACRQPAELPLQMLERIRDHVRAL; the protein is encoded by the coding sequence GTGAACGGTGAACAGCCCAGGGACGTAGAACCTGACGAGGATGCGACGTTCGTCCGGCCGTTCATCATCACCGGCGGCCGGTCCGAGCCTCTCCAGGCCGATCTGCGGCTGGAGACGCTGGTCGTCGCCGTCGGCGTGCCGGATCCGTCGCTCGCGTTCGAGCGGCGCCACATCGTCGCGGTGTGCGAGCGGCCGACGACCGTCGCCGAGGTGGCGCACCGGGTCGGTGTGCCTCTCGGAGTGGCGAAGGTGCTGATCTCCGACCTCGTCGTCGCCGGGCAACTCGCCTGCCGGCAACCCGCGGAGCTGCCGCTCCAGATGCTCGAAAGGATCAGGGACCATGTCCGGGCGCTCTGA
- a CDS encoding roadblock/LC7 domain-containing protein has translation MTTVDTQHDSQTFNWLLANFVKSTDGVRDAVAVSSDGLLIAVSDGLGRTEADHLAAIVSGLSSLARSASKRYSFDGVKLIMIEMGRGFLLVSAIRDGSCLGVLADSSGELGLVGYEMAVLAERAGDLLTPTLIADLRQALPR, from the coding sequence GTGACCACTGTCGACACCCAGCACGACTCGCAGACCTTCAACTGGCTGCTCGCCAACTTCGTCAAGAGCACCGACGGCGTACGGGACGCGGTCGCCGTCTCCTCCGACGGGCTGCTGATCGCCGTGTCGGACGGGCTCGGGCGCACCGAGGCCGACCATCTCGCCGCGATCGTCTCGGGGTTGAGCAGCCTGGCGCGCAGCGCGTCCAAGCGGTACAGCTTCGACGGGGTCAAGCTGATCATGATCGAGATGGGCCGGGGTTTCCTGCTCGTCTCGGCGATCCGGGACGGCAGTTGTCTCGGCGTCCTCGCCGACAGCAGCGGTGAACTGGGCCTGGTCGGCTACGAGATGGCGGTGCTCGCGGAGCGGGCGGGTGATCTGCTCACCCCGACGCTCATCGCCGATCTGCGGCAGGCGTTGCCACGGTGA
- a CDS encoding I78 family peptidase inhibitor: MASIPTPPAEPQDSPNSYVGLDATEAERLARERGWSSVRSLPPGAIITMEFRVGRLNFEVADGTVARAWKG, translated from the coding sequence ATGGCATCCATTCCGACTCCACCGGCAGAGCCCCAGGACAGTCCGAACAGCTATGTGGGCCTCGACGCGACGGAGGCCGAGCGGCTCGCGCGGGAGCGCGGGTGGTCGAGCGTGCGGTCGCTGCCGCCGGGGGCGATCATCACCATGGAGTTCCGCGTGGGACGGCTCAACTTCGAGGTCGCGGACGGCACGGTGGCGCGCGCCTGGAAGGGCTGA
- a CDS encoding GTP-binding protein — translation MSGRSDKIVPLAVKIVVSGGLGVGKTTFIGAISEIEPLDTEAAITQVSVGVDSLVGVEAKTTTTVALDFGRITLDPTMTLYLFGTPGQDRFSFLWDDLVEGALGTVVLVDTRRIEDCFPAVDYFESQGAPFVLAVNRFDGADRFDVEEVREALGLSADVPVLECDARNRDSVRDVLGALMDRVIGVRATPRRRAAALTR, via the coding sequence ATGTCCGGGCGCTCTGACAAGATCGTGCCGCTGGCCGTGAAGATCGTGGTCAGCGGCGGCCTCGGGGTCGGCAAGACCACGTTTATCGGGGCCATTTCGGAGATCGAACCCCTCGACACCGAGGCGGCGATCACTCAAGTCTCCGTGGGTGTCGACTCGTTGGTGGGGGTCGAGGCGAAGACCACCACGACCGTCGCCCTCGACTTCGGGCGGATCACGCTCGACCCGACGATGACGCTGTATCTGTTCGGGACGCCCGGACAGGACCGGTTCTCGTTCCTCTGGGACGACCTGGTGGAGGGCGCGCTCGGCACGGTGGTCCTGGTGGACACCCGGCGGATCGAGGACTGCTTCCCGGCGGTCGACTACTTCGAGTCGCAGGGCGCGCCGTTCGTCCTCGCCGTGAACCGCTTCGACGGCGCCGACCGGTTCGACGTGGAGGAGGTCCGGGAGGCACTGGGGCTGAGCGCGGACGTGCCCGTGCTGGAGTGCGACGCACGGAACCGGGACTCCGTACGGGATGTGCTCGGCGCCCTGATGGACCGGGTGATCGGGGTCCGGGCGACACCACGACGGCGTGCGGCCGCGCTGACGCGGTAG
- a CDS encoding acyl-CoA dehydrogenase family protein: MPASPSPKLPPFDPADPLGIDDLLDPEDLAIRDTVRAWAADKVLPYVAEWYEKGELPGIRELARELGGIGALGMSLDGYGCAGASAVQYGLACLELEAADSGIRSLVSVQGSLAMYAIHRFGSEEQKQAWLPRMASGEVIGCFGLTEPDHGSDPGAMRTYAKRDGGDWVLNGRKMWITNGSVAGVAVVWAQSDDGIRGFVVPTDSAGFSAPEIKHKWSLRASVTSELVLDDVRLPADAVLPEVVGLKGPLSCLSHARYGIVWGAMGAARASFESAVEYAKTREQFGRPIGGFQLTQAKLADMAVELHKGILLAHHLGRRMDAGRLRPEQVSFGKLNNVREAIEICRTARTILGANGISLEYPVMRHATNLESVLTYEGTVEMHQLVLGKALTGLDAFR, encoded by the coding sequence ATGCCCGCGTCCCCGTCCCCGAAGTTGCCCCCCTTCGACCCCGCCGACCCCCTCGGCATCGACGACCTGCTCGACCCCGAGGACCTGGCGATCCGGGACACCGTGCGGGCCTGGGCGGCCGACAAGGTGTTGCCGTATGTCGCCGAGTGGTACGAGAAGGGGGAGCTGCCCGGGATCCGGGAGCTCGCGCGGGAGTTGGGCGGTATCGGGGCGCTCGGGATGTCGCTCGACGGGTACGGGTGCGCCGGGGCCTCCGCCGTGCAATACGGGCTTGCCTGCCTGGAGTTGGAGGCCGCCGACTCCGGGATCCGGTCGCTGGTGTCGGTGCAGGGCTCCCTCGCGATGTACGCGATCCACCGCTTCGGGAGCGAGGAGCAGAAGCAGGCCTGGCTGCCGCGCATGGCCTCCGGCGAGGTCATCGGCTGCTTCGGGCTGACCGAGCCCGACCACGGCTCCGACCCGGGCGCCATGCGCACGTACGCCAAGCGCGACGGCGGCGACTGGGTCCTCAACGGGCGGAAGATGTGGATCACCAACGGGTCCGTGGCCGGGGTCGCCGTCGTGTGGGCGCAGAGCGACGACGGCATCCGCGGGTTCGTCGTGCCCACCGACAGCGCCGGGTTCTCAGCGCCCGAGATCAAGCACAAGTGGTCACTGCGCGCGTCCGTCACCAGCGAACTCGTCCTCGACGACGTGCGGTTGCCCGCCGATGCCGTGCTGCCGGAGGTCGTCGGGCTGAAGGGGCCGCTGAGCTGTCTGTCGCACGCTCGTTACGGAATCGTGTGGGGTGCGATGGGCGCGGCGCGCGCTTCCTTCGAGTCCGCGGTCGAATACGCGAAGACCCGGGAGCAGTTCGGGCGGCCCATCGGCGGCTTCCAGCTCACCCAGGCCAAGCTCGCCGACATGGCGGTCGAACTGCACAAGGGGATTCTGCTCGCCCATCATCTGGGGCGGCGCATGGACGCCGGGCGCCTGCGTCCCGAGCAGGTCAGCTTCGGCAAGCTGAACAACGTACGGGAGGCCATCGAGATCTGCCGTACGGCACGGACGATCCTCGGTGCCAACGGGATCTCGCTGGAGTACCCGGTCATGCGGCACGCGACGAACCTGGAGTCGGTGCTCACGTACGAGGGCACCGTCGAGATGCACCAGCTCGTGCTGGGCAAGGCGCTCACCGGACTCGACGCCTTCCGGTAG
- a CDS encoding cell division protein SepF: MGSVRKASAWLGLVDDNDDERYYDDDYSEGTEQPGDAWVTDPRVKVAEDVAEVKGRRIGTVTPDSFRDARAIGELFREGVPVIVNLTAMEATDAKRVVDFAAGLTFGLRGTIERVANRVFLLTPANTEIVSGDPAVRREDGFFNQS, translated from the coding sequence ATGGGATCGGTACGCAAGGCGAGTGCCTGGCTTGGGCTCGTTGACGACAACGATGACGAGCGCTACTACGACGACGACTACTCCGAAGGGACCGAGCAGCCCGGGGATGCCTGGGTCACGGATCCGCGAGTGAAGGTGGCCGAGGACGTCGCCGAGGTGAAGGGCCGCCGGATCGGCACGGTCACCCCGGACAGCTTCCGGGACGCCCGTGCCATCGGCGAGCTGTTCCGGGAAGGGGTTCCGGTGATCGTGAACCTCACGGCGATGGAGGCGACCGACGCCAAGCGCGTGGTCGACTTCGCGGCCGGCCTCACCTTCGGCCTGCGCGGCACCATCGAGCGGGTCGCGAACCGTGTCTTCCTGCTGACCCCCGCCAACACGGAGATCGTCAGCGGTGACCCCGCTGTGCGCCGTGAGGACGGTTTCTTCAACCAGAGCTGA